A genomic region of Rhizomicrobium sp. contains the following coding sequences:
- a CDS encoding DUF202 domain-containing protein, whose amino-acid sequence MAANPGLPPLPQIDGADPDRASVEYSRHRTKLSTHRTALSEQRTTLSRQRSEMSSRRTGMSFQRTRMGAERTLMGVIRTSLSLISFGFTIYQFFEHLAEKNVIGGGSNAARNFGMALVWLGVAMVAVGIAYHVQFMIGLRRERIAMKATDLVHAQSHFPYSFTLLVAVLLLLLGIAAIASLTFRVGPFS is encoded by the coding sequence ATGGCGGCCAACCCCGGCCTGCCGCCGCTGCCGCAGATCGACGGCGCCGATCCTGATCGCGCCTCGGTGGAATATTCGCGACACCGCACCAAGCTCTCGACCCATCGCACCGCATTGTCGGAGCAGCGCACGACACTGTCTCGGCAGCGCTCGGAGATGTCGAGCCGGCGCACCGGCATGTCGTTTCAGCGTACCCGCATGGGCGCCGAGCGCACGCTGATGGGCGTGATCCGGACGTCGCTGTCCCTGATCAGTTTCGGTTTCACGATCTATCAGTTCTTCGAGCATCTGGCGGAAAAGAACGTAATTGGCGGCGGCAGCAATGCGGCGCGCAATTTCGGCATGGCGCTGGTCTGGCTGGGCGTCGCGATGGTCGCTGTCGGCATCGCCTATCACGTGCAGTTCATGATCGGCCTGCGCCGCGAGCGCATCGCTATGAAAGCGACGGACCTCGTCCACGCGCAGAGCCACTTTCCCTATTCCTTCACGCTGCTCGTCGCGGTGCTGTTGCTCCTGCTCGGGATCGCAGCCATCGCAAGCCTGACCTTCCGCGTCGGTCCGTTCTCGTAG
- a CDS encoding DUF202 domain-containing protein: MSAAMDARVADDRFMVEPSVGNHFAWIRTRLAVERTFMAWMRTSVSLIGFGFTIVQFFQHLEDADKGAPMLHPQAPRDFGLALIAAGVVSLAIAAWQYRRTLAYLWRGRFRPLAGLDEKPHQTPVFIGALVIMAIGVFAFGSVFFRL, translated from the coding sequence ATGAGCGCCGCGATGGATGCAAGGGTCGCGGACGATCGCTTCATGGTTGAGCCGAGTGTCGGCAATCACTTCGCGTGGATCCGTACGCGGCTCGCCGTGGAGCGGACGTTCATGGCCTGGATGCGCACCTCGGTATCGCTGATCGGCTTCGGCTTCACCATCGTCCAGTTCTTCCAGCACCTGGAGGATGCCGACAAGGGCGCCCCCATGCTCCATCCGCAGGCGCCGCGCGACTTCGGACTGGCGCTGATCGCAGCAGGCGTTGTGTCGCTGGCGATCGCAGCATGGCAGTACCGCCGCACGCTCGCCTATCTGTGGCGCGGCCGATTCCGGCCGCTTGCCGGCCTGGACGAGAAGCCACACCAGACCCCGGTCTTCATCGGCGCGCTGGTGATCATGGCGATCGGCGTTTTCGCCTTCGGTTCCGTCTTTTTCCGGTTGTGA